GGGCGCAGCTCGATGGCGTGCACCACGGTACCGGTGGGGATGTTCTTCAGCGGCAGGTTGTTGCCGGGCTTGATGTCGGCGCCGGGGCCCGACTCGACGATGTCGCCCTGCGAGAGCTTGTTCGGAGCCAGGATGTAGCGCTTGGTGCCGTCGACGAAGTGCAGCAGCGCGATGCGCGCGGTGCGGTTGGGGTCGTACTCGATGTGAGCGACCTTGGCGTTGACGCCGTCCTTGTCGTTGCGCTTGAAGTCGATCACGCGGTACTGGCGCTTGTGGCCACCACCGATGTGACGCGTCGTGATGCGGCCCTGGTTGTTGCGACCACCGGTCTTCGGCAGCGGGCGGAGCAGCGACTTCTCAGGCGTGGAGCGAGTGATCTCCGCGAAGTCGGCGACCGACGAACCGCGACGACCAGGAGTCGTGGGCTTGTACTTACGAATAGCCATTCTTATTCCTCTGCTCCCTAGCCGACAGCCGTGAAGATGTCGATCGAGCCGGACTTGAGGGTGACGATCGCGCGCTTGGTGTCCTTGCGCTTGCCCATGCCGAACCGGGTACGGCGGGTCTTGCCCTGACGGTTCAGGGTGTTGATCGACGCCACCTGGACGTTGAAGATCTTCTCGATGGCGAGCTTGATCTCGGTCTTGTTCGAGCGGGGGTCCACGATGAACGTGTACTTGCCCTCGTCGATCAGGCCGTAGCTCTTCTCCGAGACGACGGGCGCGATGATGATGTCGCGCGGGTCCTTGTTGTTCGCGGCGGCGGTCATGCCGAGACCTCTTCCTTCTTCGCCGTCTTCGAGGCCACGAAGGACTCGAGTGCAGCGGTGCTGAAGACGATGTCGTCCGAGACGAGCACGTCGTAGGCGTTCAGCTGGTCGACGCGCAGCACGTGCACGGTCGGGATGTTCCGCACAGCGCGCTGCGAGAGCTCTTCACCGGGCGCGAGCACGATGAGGAAGCGCTTCGCCGGAGCGATCGCTGCGAGGAGCGCGACGGCTTCCTTGGTCTTCGGCGTCTCGCTGGCCGTGAAGGCGGTGACCGCGTGGACGCGGCCGCCGCGTGCGCGGTCGGAGAGCGAGCCGAGGAGGGCCGCTGCGATCATCTTCTTGGGGGTGCGCTGCGAGTAGTCACGCGGCTGCGGGCCGTGAACGATGCCACCGCCGGTCATCTGAGGAGCGCGGATCGAACCCTGACGGGCGCGGCCGGTGCCCTTCTGCTTGAACGGCTTGCGACCGGCGCCGGAAACCTCGCCGCGGGTCTTGGTCTT
The sequence above is a segment of the Agromyces hippuratus genome. Coding sequences within it:
- the rplW gene encoding 50S ribosomal protein L23, with translation MTAAANNKDPRDIIIAPVVSEKSYGLIDEGKYTFIVDPRSNKTEIKLAIEKIFNVQVASINTLNRQGKTRRTRFGMGKRKDTKRAIVTLKSGSIDIFTAVG
- the rplD gene encoding 50S ribosomal protein L4; this translates as MATANTIDVLDATGKKSGSVELPAELFDVQTNVPLIHQVVVAQLAAARQGTHKTKTRGEVSGAGRKPFKQKGTGRARQGSIRAPQMTGGGIVHGPQPRDYSQRTPKKMIAAALLGSLSDRARGGRVHAVTAFTASETPKTKEAVALLAAIAPAKRFLIVLAPGEELSQRAVRNIPTVHVLRVDQLNAYDVLVSDDIVFSTAALESFVASKTAKKEEVSA
- the rplB gene encoding 50S ribosomal protein L2, encoding MAIRKYKPTTPGRRGSSVADFAEITRSTPEKSLLRPLPKTGGRNNQGRITTRHIGGGHKRQYRVIDFKRNDKDGVNAKVAHIEYDPNRTARIALLHFVDGTKRYILAPNKLSQGDIVESGPGADIKPGNNLPLKNIPTGTVVHAIELRPGGGAKMARSAGASVRLVAKDGPYAQLRLPSGEIRNVDARCRATVGEVGNAEQSNINWGKAGRMRWKGVRPTVRGVAMNPVDHPHGGGEGKTSGGRHPVSPWGQKEGRTRKRDLPSDKLIVRRRNVGKKRK